CACGCTGTTTGCGGGCAACCACATGGGCATGGGCAGCGGGCGCAACGGCATCGCCCGCACCACCGACGGCGGCCTGTCGTGGAGCAACCCTGAGACGGGCCTGGAGAACAAGAACGTGCGCGCGCTGGCCATCTCGCCGAACTACGCGGCCGACCGCACCGTGTTCGCGGGGACCCTGTGCAAGGACTTCCCCACCTGCGCCGATTCCTACGTTACCGGCGTGTTCAAGTCCACCGACGGCGGCAACACGTGGGCGCGCGCCCTGAGCGGCCTGCCCAAGAAGGGCATCTACTCGCTGGCGACATCGCCCAACTACGCCTCGGACCAGACCCTGTTCGCGGGCATGTGGGAGGGCGGCGTGTACAAATCCACCAACGGCGGCGCCAGTTGGGCCAACGCGAGCAGCGGCCTGGGCAACCTGCGCGTGTGGGCGGTGGCGCTGTCGCCGGCCTTCGGCACGGATCAGACGCTGTTCGCGGGCACCGACGGGGGACTGTACCGCTCCACCAACGGCGGCGCGTCGTGGGCGCAACTGACGAATACCATCGGCACGCGCCGCATCACGTCTATCGCCCTCTCCTCGGAGTTCGCCACGGATCGCACCCTGTACGTCGGCTCCAACAACGGCGGCGTATTCCGCTCCACCGACGGCGGGGCCACGTGGAGCGCCTTCGTGAACGGTCTAGGGCACACCTACGTGCAGGCGCTGGGCATCTCGCCGGGGGCCAACCCCACGGTCTTCGCCGGTACGGTGGGCGGCAGCGTGTGGCAATACAGTTTCGCCACGCCGTTCTCGCAGGACTTGGGCGTGGGCTGGAACCTGATTTCCATTCCGCGGGTGCTGAACGGGAGCGCGCCCGAGGTTGTGCTGGCATCCATCGCGGGAAAGTACGACGTGGTGTACGCCTGGGACGCCAGCGACCCCGCCGACCCGTGGAAGTCGTACATGCCCGGCCTGGGCGGCGACCTCACCTACATCTCGCGCAACATGGGGCTGTGGGTGCACATGACCCAGGCGGGCACGCTCACCGTGGAAGGCGAGACGCCCGCCACGACCGACATCCCGCTGTATGAGGGCTGGAACCTCATCGGGTATCCGGCGGGCGTCGCGCGGTCTGTCCCCGACGCGCTGGCTTCCATCGCCGGCAAGTACACGCTGGTATTTGAGTACGACGCCGCAACCCCCGGCGCCCTATGGCGCAGTTACAGCCCCCAGGTTCCCGACTTCGCCAACACCCTGGCGGAAATGCGGCCGGGTTTCGGCTACTGGGTCAAGGCCACGCAGGACTGCACGCTGACCGTACCGTGGTAGGCGCTAGTCCTTCCCGTTGCGCGCGGGGCGGGCGGGCGGGGCGTAGGGCGTCGGGATGTACTCCACCGACGGCCGCCGCTGTGTGGTCTGCGGGTACAGGTTCATCAGTTCGTACACCTCGGGCGGCATGTCCGTGCTCACGGGCAGGCCCAACTCCTGCGCCTCGTGCACCGAGATGGGGTAGTCGTGGGTCCAGGTGCCCGAGGTGAGCACGGTCGCCAGTTCCTCGGCTTTGTCGGCGGACATGTTGTTCTCGCCGAGAATGCGCGCCACGGTGCGCTTGACCTGGCCCAGCGCCTTGCGGGCCATGTCGGCCATGATGAGCGTCTGGTCGTCCACCTCGTTGATGTCCTTCTGCTCCACCACCTTCACGATGGAGGCCGCGGGCCACTGGCCCAGTTGGGGATCCACCGGCCCCAGGACGGCGTTGGGGTCCATCACGATTTGGTCGGCGGCCAGCGCGATCATGGTGCCGCCCGACATGGCGTAGTGGGGCACGAAGACGGTAACCGGCCCCTTGTGGCGGCACAGGGCGTAGGCGATTTGCTCGGCGGCCAGCACCAGCCCGCCTGGGGTGTGGATGATGAGGTCAATGGGCACTTCGGGGTCGGTCAGGTGGATGGCGCGCAGAATCTGCTCTGAATCGTGCACGTCAATGTAGCGCGCCAGCGGCAGCCCCAGGAAGGAGAACGTCTCCTGCCGATGAATGAGGGCGATGACGCGGCTCTTGCGCTTCACCTCCAGTTTGCGCATGGTGCGGACACGCGCCGCGTCCAGCATCCTCTGCCGGAGCAAGGGGGTGAGCGAGGAGATGATCAAGAAGATCCAGAAGAAGTCAAACAGCGACATGGCGAGAACCTCCTTGCGGTTTACCAGGGATAGATTTCGTCGGCGTAGCAGCGGTTGTACCCGCGCTGCACCAGCAATCGCGCCAGCACGAGACCGGTAACGAATCCGCCCACATGCGCCCACCAGGCCACGCCGCCGTACATGCCCACTGCGCCGGCGGCGGCTAGGGCGAACAGCCCGTTGAACAATTGCGACACAAACCACAGGAACAGGTAGAGGACAGCCGGTATCTGCACGAACCACGGGAACAGGAACACCGGAACGAGTGTGATGACCCGCGACTGGGGGAACAACACCAAATAGGCGCCCAGGACACCCGCGATGGCCCCGCTGGCGCCGACCATCGGCACGCTGGATCCCGGTGACAGGAACGATTGGGCCAGCCCGGCCACGACGCCCGAAAACAGGTAGAACAGCAGGTAGCGGCGGCTGCCCATGCAGTCCTCCACGTTGTCGCCGAAGATGTACAGCGCCCACATGTTGCTGATGAGGTGGAACCAGCCCCCATGCAGGAACTGGGATGTCAGGAGCGTCAGCATCTGGCCCAGGTCCAGATGGCCCAGGAGGCGCGCGGGCACCACGCCGAGCGTGCGGATGAGCCACTCCTGTTGGCTGGGGCTGAGCCATGTGGTGAGCAGAAACACTCCCACGTTGGCCGCGATGAGTAGCCAGTTGACGATGGAGAACCCCCGCGCCCGTATGGTGTCTTTCAGTGGTATCATGGGACCTCCTGCGTTGGCGTTGCCCAATGATAATGCCTGCGCGTTTTCGCGTCAAACGGCGTGCTGTGGTCGTAGGCACGTAGGGCGGCTTTCCATAGCCGCCGGAGGCGGGGGCAGGTGTGGGAACCCGCCCTATGCTCACTGTGCGGCCCCACCTGCGACGCACCTCCGAGGTGCGTCGCAGGCGGGGCAGGTAGTTGTGCGGTATCCGTGCGTGGCCCGTGTATCTAACCTCACCCATCCCCACCCTGGCCCTCCCCTTCCTCTTGTATATTCACACCGGCACCTTAACAACCCGAATAGCCATCCGAGCAGGCTTGGTGCATACTTATCCTGGGAGGGCCGAAGCGGCTCCACTTTCCCTATGAGGAGCGTTCGCTGCCTCTCGGCGGAGATTGCCGTTCTCCCGCCCAGGAGACCCGATTAGGAACATTGGGGATGCGCCCGGTCGGGGCCGCTCGGAAGGGGAGGGTTTGGGGGGTTAGGTGAGGTCGAGCGCCCGGCCGCATTTCGCCATGCCGTTTCGCGCCCCTGAGCGCGGGAGTACCCTTGACGGCTGGCGCGGGAGGTGCTATCCTTGCGTCCAACCGAACGCGAACCCGCGCGGTCGGGTTCTGCGTTACTGCAAAAGGAGGACTGCCATGGAGCGCGAACGCGGCAACGCGATGCCCTTTGTCCTAGTGGCCCTGGTTGTGCTGGCGGCGGGAGTCGCGGCGTTCTCGTCGCCGCAGACGCAGGCAGCGCCCCCGCCCATCGCGGGGATCACCGAGACGCCGACCGAGACCCCGACGCCCGGCGATACGCCCACCCCCACTCTGACGCCTGCGCCGACTGCGACGCCGTGGCCCCCGGCCTGCACCGAGCCGCTCTGCGTGTGGAAGGTAGATGCGCTCGTGGACGACCTGGCCCGCGATGGGCAGGTCTCCCCGGGTGACACGGTGGAATACACCGTCCTGATCCAGTCCAACCTGGCCGCCACAGCCGCGTTCACGTTCACCGACCAGGCGCCGCCCGGGACGGCCCTCGTGGCGGGGAGCGTGAACGTCTCGCCGGAGGGCAGCGTCGTCAGCGAGATTCCCATCATCGTGGCGGGCAGCGTGGAGCCGGGCGGTGCGGCTACCGTGCGGTTCCGCGTCGTGGTGCAGGCGGGCCCGGAGCGCATCTGCAACGTGGGCCTGGTATCCGTGCGGTGCCCGTCGGGGCCGTGCGTGGGCGACGAGCCGACCGATGACCCTGACACGCCCGTGGACGACGACTGGACGTGCACCGACATTCGCGGCCCGGCCCTGACCGCCACGCCCAGCCCGACCCTTTCGCCCACGCCTACCCAGACGCCGACGCGCACGCCGACCCACACCCGCACGCCCGCCCCGACCGCCACGCGCATTCCCGACCGCGCTCCCCAGGTGCCCGGATTTGATGTGTGGTGCGGGCGAAGCGACCCCGCCGAGACGGTGGAACTGGTTACCGTCGTGGAAGATCCCGACGGCATAGACGACCTGAAATTGGTGTACTTCATCATCAACACGGCCCCCTCGTACACCGATGGCGTGGGCCTTGCCTACAACCGCCAGGTGAACAAGATGAGCATCCGCAACGACGCGGGCACGGCGTGGGTTGTAGGCGGAGCGCCTGGCGCCGGCGGCGATGTCAGCACGACCCGCGCCACGCTTCACGTCTCGGAGTCTTCCGTGGCCGACGTGGACGGCAGGCTGGTGGTGCGGTGGAAGGTTACGTTCAAAGCGCCGTTCGCGGGCCGCGTGTACAACCTGTACGTGGCCGGCGCGGACTACAGCGGGCTGAATTCAGGTTGGCAGAACATCGGCGCGTGGGGCGTGGGGACGGCGGGATACCCGCCGTGCGTGGGCGCGGTGAACCCGCCTTCGGGCGCGAGCCGCGCGGGCGACGCCGCCCATCTCGTTACGCAGTTCGGCGACCCCGACGGCGTGGACAATCTCAAGATCGTGTATCTGCTCGTGGCGCAATCACCTAGCGTGAGCGGCGATGCCGTCTATCTGGCCTACAATCGGGACTTGAACAAGATCTTCCTGCGCAACGACGCCAATACGGCATGGCTCGGCGGCTACGCCCCTGGGTCGCCCAACACCATAGAGAACAGCCGCGTCATTGTGGACGTGGCCGACTGCACGGCGGTGGGCACGGCCAACACCCTGGTGTCCAACTGGGCGCTGCGGTTCAAGCCCGCGTTCGCAGGATGGCGGTATGTGTATGCCAGCGCGCTGGACGATGACGGCCACTACGCGGCCTGGCAACGCAAGGGGTTCTGGGAGATCACGTTTCCGTAGCGTTCGTGTGTGCGCCCCGATAGGCTGCGGTGGCGCGTGTTTGATTCCCTTGCACGGAGGGGGAGACGATGCTGGGGTTTTTGAAGAGCGAGAAGGCAGACATCCGCGTTTCGGTGGACAAGGCCGGCCTGCCCTACTACGCCGGCGAGACCATCCATGCCACGGTCGCGCTGGAAACTGAGACCGAAGTCAAGGTGCGTTCGGTTCGCGTGGCGCTTGTGCTGTGGGAACGGTACCAGTACCGCGAGCGCGATGATGAGGGGGACACGTCCAGCGTCTGGACGACGGCCGAGGATGCCCTACTGAGCGAGACGCTGGTGGGCGAAGGGACGATTCCGGCGCGCTTTCGCGAGTCGTACAAGGTGGATTTCCGCATTCCTCTGGATGCTGTACCACCCTACGCCGGCAAGATTGTCCAGAATCGCTGGCTCGTCAAGGCGGTCATGGATCGCCCGATGAAGAAGGACATCTCGGCGGAGGTAGAGATTCCCCTCATCGTGCCGCCTCCTCCGGAGCCGGGCCAGTCGGGCGAGTTCGGGGTGTGCAGCCACCCCGATGATGCCGACATCAAGTTCATACTGCCGCGCCTGGACTGGGTGGAGGGCGAGCAGGTGGAGGGGCTGGTGCGGGTGCGCCCGCGCAAGGGCTTTGGCGCGGGCGGCGTGCGCCTGGAACTGGTGCGGACGGAGTACGTGCCGCGCGGCCTGGGCAACACCTACTCGGTTACGGAAGCCAAGGTGCAGTTGGCCGGGGGCAAGGACTTTCGGCCGGGCATGGCCGAGGATTTGCCGTTCAGCCTTGCGATCCCGAAGCAGGGATGCCCTTCGCGCCGCACGGGGCGCAGCGTGGTAACCTGGACGCTGAGGGCCGCCATCACGCGCCGCTTGGCGAAGGACTTCACCGGCCATCAGGAGATTTGGGTGCACAACGGCCGCGCGGCGATGTAGAGGGCGTCGCTAGCGCTCCAGGTGTTCCCGGCAGAACGCCAGGGCGCTGCGCAGTTCGGCCAGGCATAGCGCCTCGTCCTCGGCGTGGAACGCGCCCGGCTCGCCTTCCACGCTCACCGCGCCGGCGTAGCCGCTGCGCGCCAGCGCTCGCAGGAAATCGCCCAGGCGCAGGTCGCCGTCGGCAGGCGGGCGGTGCTCCTTGCCCCCAGCGAAGTTGGACAGGTGCACGTGCACCACGCGATCGCTGACCTGCGCGTACACCGCCGCGGGGTCAAGCCCCCAGGTGCCCAGGTGGGTGGTGTCCAGCGTCAGGTGCGGGAAGCGGCGCAACTCCTGCGGCGTGTTGAACCAGTACAGCCCCCACAGGCGGCCCAGGAACCTCCGCGCGGGCATGTTCTCCACAGCAATCGTGATGCCGGTCTCGTCTTCCAGCGCCGCCAGGCCGCCATTGCGCAGGAGAGCGTAGTATGGCT
This window of the Chloroflexota bacterium genome carries:
- a CDS encoding ATP-dependent Clp protease proteolytic subunit; amino-acid sequence: MSLFDFFWIFLIISSLTPLLRQRMLDAARVRTMRKLEVKRKSRVIALIHRQETFSFLGLPLARYIDVHDSEQILRAIHLTDPEVPIDLIIHTPGGLVLAAEQIAYALCRHKGPVTVFVPHYAMSGGTMIALAADQIVMDPNAVLGPVDPQLGQWPAASIVKVVEQKDINEVDDQTLIMADMARKALGQVKRTVARILGENNMSADKAEELATVLTSGTWTHDYPISVHEAQELGLPVSTDMPPEVYELMNLYPQTTQRRPSVEYIPTPYAPPARPARNGKD
- a CDS encoding rhomboid family intramembrane serine protease, with the protein product MIPLKDTIRARGFSIVNWLLIAANVGVFLLTTWLSPSQQEWLIRTLGVVPARLLGHLDLGQMLTLLTSQFLHGGWFHLISNMWALYIFGDNVEDCMGSRRYLLFYLFSGVVAGLAQSFLSPGSSVPMVGASGAIAGVLGAYLVLFPQSRVITLVPVFLFPWFVQIPAVLYLFLWFVSQLFNGLFALAAAGAVGMYGGVAWWAHVGGFVTGLVLARLLVQRGYNRCYADEIYPW
- a CDS encoding DUF11 domain-containing protein; this encodes MERERGNAMPFVLVALVVLAAGVAAFSSPQTQAAPPPIAGITETPTETPTPGDTPTPTLTPAPTATPWPPACTEPLCVWKVDALVDDLARDGQVSPGDTVEYTVLIQSNLAATAAFTFTDQAPPGTALVAGSVNVSPEGSVVSEIPIIVAGSVEPGGAATVRFRVVVQAGPERICNVGLVSVRCPSGPCVGDEPTDDPDTPVDDDWTCTDIRGPALTATPSPTLSPTPTQTPTRTPTHTRTPAPTATRIPDRAPQVPGFDVWCGRSDPAETVELVTVVEDPDGIDDLKLVYFIINTAPSYTDGVGLAYNRQVNKMSIRNDAGTAWVVGGAPGAGGDVSTTRATLHVSESSVADVDGRLVVRWKVTFKAPFAGRVYNLYVAGADYSGLNSGWQNIGAWGVGTAGYPPCVGAVNPPSGASRAGDAAHLVTQFGDPDGVDNLKIVYLLVAQSPSVSGDAVYLAYNRDLNKIFLRNDANTAWLGGYAPGSPNTIENSRVIVDVADCTAVGTANTLVSNWALRFKPAFAGWRYVYASALDDDGHYAAWQRKGFWEITFP
- a CDS encoding sugar phosphate isomerase/epimerase, with the translated sequence MILLSTGTLNTLGLSRIFALAAEAGFDGVEIMVDGRLDTRDAPYLRRLSSDYGLPIAAIHSPFLPDVGGWPADQLGRLERTLALAGELDAPLVVTHLPYRLHLLRVTVSGLQPRRFSAPLPWLRREPYYALLRNGGLAALEDETGITIAVENMPARRFLGRLWGLYWFNTPQELRRFPHLTLDTTHLGTWGLDPAAVYAQVSDRVVHVHLSNFAGGKEHRPPADGDLRLGDFLRALARSGYAGAVSVEGEPGAFHAEDEALCLAELRSALAFCREHLER